TCATAACCTTCATTCTGTAGGATTACTTATCTTCCAATCAgactgatgttgttgttgtcgtcggaGAGAatccacatctacacacacgtTCTGACATGAATGTTTCACAAGCACTTAAATTTGAGACGGTAATTGTgaaccccctaaaaaaaaaaaaaaaaaacacataaaaaaaagaatttggtGCAGTACGGCACATTTTAGCTCGGTTAAATCGTGCCGGTGGGGAATCTGTAACACGCCTCACATCATAGAGCCATAAACGAGGGGAAAGTCCCTTGTAAAGGAACCCGAGTTGAGCTTATGCACGTGAATAGCATGCCTCCGACGTGCCATGTTTCCATTAGGCTTCAATGCCAGGGGGACAAAGTCACAGGACACGACAGAGTAAGATTAGGACCTGCTGGAGTTCAATCACAACTGAGCAATATTTCAAGATAGCCAGCCTGTCAACAAGCCTTGAgctcagagggtgtgtgtgtgcactgactcCCCCAGagctttcacagaacaatgaaaTGATCACTACAGAGATGTCAAGTTCAAACTCTAAACACCCCTAATACAGATGGGGACACAATTATATCATTTGCTGGTGCAGATTAAGACCATAAAATCTATAGTTCATAGTTTAGGTATTCAGAAGGTATTTTGGGAGGTGAATAAAAGCTCTGGGATATCATCCACTTTCATactattaattaattaaaatcaGAATTAATATGTGTTTATGATACTAATCATTATCATAAACATCATCAGGTtcataatatatacatattctTTGTGAATGTTTCTATGGCATTGACAGTATTGccaataaaaaaagtcaaatgAATAATGAAAGTGGCTGGTAACGCATTCAgactgtaaaaaaataaaaagcaaaaaaaaaacttgaaatcGGGGAATAATATTACTGTGGTAAGCATAACAAGTCCTTCAGCCTGCGCTGGACAAAGTCCAGGCAAGGAAAAGTCCTGGAAGATTTGAAAGGAGTGTCTGGGGACTTTCTTTACTCTAAGCACTTCATGTCAAATCAAgttttaaagcaaaaaaaaatggtggTACACAACACATTGAGACTGCAGTTGTTCAAACAGGCAAACCATgatgaaaaaataaaagcacTGGACAGAGACTGACGGTAAAACCACATTTTGAGTCATGACCTTGCCTGATACTAAGACCAGGCAAAGAGACAGAGGTGGCTTTGACAGTACATCGGTTGACATTATATTTCGCTAAGCAATTcagtggtggaggggtgtgctAGTCAGTGACTGGATGACAAAGCACTCCCCAAACGGTGGGGAGCGAACTGCCCGGGCCTGAGTATTATTATACACAGTCAGTTGCATCGGATGGCGAAGGTCTACGCTGAAGTCACTTGGGTGTCACTGCTGTAAATCTAAGGGTGTCATTTCTCTGACCGTCAATGTCCTGGTCTTTGTAATACACTATGTAGGGAGATATTGCTTGTCGAGGGGGAGACTGCCAGCAAGTCCAGCTCCTACACGGTCTCTAGTGCTTCGATTAATGTCAAAACCATAGAACTTGAGTTAGCCAAGGGATAGTGTTTCTGAAAGTATGACAGACAAGGCCCTGCACTGAGGCCTAATTGCCTACATCAatcaacccccaccaccaccaccaccaccacccagtgTCACTCGTAGCTGCTGTTGCTCTGACCTTGGCATTCCCCTTCAGACGCCTGTGAGGTTGGCGGACCCTAAGTGACCTCAGATCCTCTGGAGCCGTGACAAAGAACCGCTTACACTGACAGGGTCCGTTCATGTCTGCATCCCTCATCATCAGTACATTTAGCAGCTCCCTTCCACAGGGGCCCACAGACTGGGCCCATTGTCTCCTCAGCACAGTGTTTCAGtaggtgaccacacacacacacacacacacatacacacacacactctctctctctctctcacacacacacgtgcttgaACTATCACAGTGCGAGTCCGCTCGAGGAGATGATACAGGggaagggtggtggtggtggggtctgTTTAGCTTGACTTGACTTTGCCCGGCACCTCAGTACATGTCCCTGTAGATCTCCTGCAGGAGCGGGTGCAGAGAGGTTTCCTCCGTCTTCTTGATCTCCTGCACCAGCTGTGCGTGCTCCGTCACCAGCTGCCGCAGGTCGGCCAGCTTTTGCAGCAGCTTGGGGAAGAGGAAGGTGTCGTCCGGGTGGTTGGCCAGCAGGTGGAGCCGCAGCACGTGCACGATGTTCTCCTGCATGTACTCTATGTGCGGCACGTTCACCAGGCCTGGCCGATCTGTGACATGGAAGGCAGGGGAGGGAAGAGTATTAGAATGTGTTGACACAACATAAGTTACCTTCTGAACACAACAAGGCATGAAAACAAGGTCATGCTCCAAATTTCAACAGTGTGAGTGGGTATTCATCAGCGGTTGCTCTGTGTGACTGTTTATATGTGTCTGATTAGTCCGATTTGTGTGTCTGCCAATGTGTAGCCAATTTCTCTTCCagccatatctctctctctctctctctctctctctctctctctctctttctcccttaccTCCGCAGCAGATGATTGCAGCCACAAACAGAGCCAGGTCGCTGTCGTCCAGCTCCAGAGCGTTGAACTTCATGGCGAATTGGAACTTGGGCTCCATCATCTCGCTGAAGGGCCGGCGCAGGCTCTTCAGGAACTCGCGCGTGATGAAGCCGCTGCCGTAGGCCACCAGCAGCCCATCCTTGTTCATGCAGGAGGCCAGCATGGCGAAGAGCGCCTCGTACACGCCGTACTTGAGCAGCGTCACCTGGTCATTCAGGTCCAGGCTGGAGAAGCCCGGCACGCACTTGGCGAACTCCGTCAGCTCGGTGACGGTCTCCACCGAGGTGCACTGGCAGCAGTGGAAGATGCGCACCTCTGCGTCCTTGTTCTGCAGGCTGGCCGTGGACGTGCCCACCATTTTGGCCACCAGAGTCTTTTCGGCCAGCTGCAGTGTGTCCATGTCGTGGATGACAAAGGGCTGTGGAGAGGAAAGAAACTCCAGTGATGCCCTCAACTGCCATGGGGGATCTACACTGATATCATGACTCATTATAACTGCTTTACAGCTTTAGAAATCTAGTTGCATTGGCATGGGGGACCCTTACACGCATCGTTTGACACTGACAATATGGactttatataaatgtatgtgttacagtaaacaaaacagttcAGCACAACAGAGTCTGGGAGAatatatgaagaaaaaaaaatgattgcgAATTTAAAATATGAATAGTTTTAAACGGGGCGAGGCAGTCAGATGTTGGTGCATTATGTTGACTTTGTGCAAATAGACCAGTCTAATCTAATCAGTAGTGTACTCCTAGCTGTGGGACCGTGACTTGCAGAAAAACTGACATTTCCTTGAACGAGTTGTGTAACTACACCGAATGTATATTATTTATCTTGACACTTGCTAAATGAGAAATAGGGCTGCCGTTTTGTTCCACATGTGTCAATTGGATAGTACAGCGGCATTAGCCGCGGGCCACACGTGTAGACTTTCTCACATGCGTTAGGCTAGCACCTGCTGCTGTTTGTCTAGACAGGCTCAGAGTGACTCATTGTGACTAGGAACAGATCTATTATTCACAGATAAACAACAGCCAAGCTATAGGCTAATGCTAGATAATGGAGCTTCAACAGCCAGGGGAGATAATCAGCACATGTACAGTTAGAAATTCATCTGCCTGCTAGCCTCTTAGCTGGTGCAAAGTAGGAATGAACGAGAGGTCAAGTTTTCCCTATAGGGAGAAGGACTAATGTATGTCAAAAGGAAGAGGCTTCCTTGACTATCTGCCAGGGGTTATTTATAGGTTACTCAGTAAGTACCACTGTAAGTCCACACTGTTCATGTTACATAGTCCAAAGAGTAATTGCCGGCTTTACAGAGTGAGTGGCTCTTGATGATGAagtctgttttatgtgtttaaCCTCCTTTAAGGTTAAACAGTGGCTTACGAAAGTAGACTGACGAGGTGAGGACGAGTCCAGAACTATGTTGCAAGACTAGAAAGTAAGAAGAGTTAAGTGTTCAGAATAAGAAGTATATATTAATGTTGAGTATAATATATAGTATAAATTAAGCGTAGtatagaaataaaacaaatgacTGGATTTATGTAATGCTGTAAAGAGATTCTGAATATGTCCGTCCAGCACACTACCTAAAATGTGCAAATACctggacagaaacagaaagagtttGATGGAAAACAGGGCTTCCCAACAGCTGTGCTGGACTCCAGGGAGTCACGGATAAGCGCTGGAAGTTAACGGTCAGTGCCGATGACTACAACTGACAATCGCAGTATTGCACACGCAAGGCACTTGGCCGTCTCGTCTGCACTGGCCTCTCCTCTTCAACCTCACATTCCACTCACACCCCAGAAAGGAATGGATTAGACCTCGCCACACCTCATACATATGGCCTTCTGCATTGTGATAAGATTCCAAACGATCAGTTGTAAAATAATTTAATAGATTAACATAGTGTGCTCTCTTCAATAATGTCCCTATTGGGTAAACATGTTAAGATTATTTCAACTCTTGGAGATAAAGCAAACTCATACTTTGGCCGATCTGGGATGTATGCTTTTCTGGCCATaatgtcaaaacacacaaacacatgcacacacacacacagaggctccaCAGTATCTACACCTCCCCTTACCGGTGTGCTGGTCTTGCCCGTGAGAATGGTTCTTGCTTTGGACTTGTTCATGTTGAAGTTCTTCAGGTAGGCCTCGTAGATCTGCTTGGCCAGGGTCTTCTGGTCGGCTATCTGGGGGTCCTCAACCTCTCTTTCCCCTGTCAGGATCTCCGCCTTTAGCTTCAGCTTCTCCGACTGAGGCATCCGACCAAAGCGGATAGCTGTCAGGGGAGTGGGTCAGCAAGATGAGCATCCCTTCTAAAGCAACCATTCACTGAAAGcatttttgttttcttatttaCACTAACtgtaacttacacacacacacacacacacacacacacacacacacacacacacacacacacacccaacatacAAATACCAGGCACTtagcacattctctctctctgcttttttttttttagactggCTGAGCAGAGCAGGAAGTGTTGTGACCCCACATTGACCAGACAGTGCACCAGACAGGCGGTGCAATCGACTCTGTTTCAGGCGAGCCTGAGGAAGCGCAGAGGAAAGGGACGGCGTAGACACCGAGCTGGCAGAGTCAGCACTGTTGAAATATACTGGATGTTAAAATCCCTCTTAAGCAAATCCCTCGGGGGACTCCAGGAGGCGTCGATTCGCCAGTGCCGTTACGGCAGGACCTCGTCTGTTTAAACAGATTGCGGACACCCAGGGGCACTGGATGAGTCGAATTACAATTTGGAGGGGCCTTCAAAAGCGGACCCTCAACAGAGTCGCGCTTCAAGGGAACGGATGCAGGAACTTTAAGGATTCTGACAAAGCGAggttaagcccccccccccttttattTTTTCTAGGCCTCAGGCATTTTATATTTTACTTGAAGTGTTAAATGTCATGAAAGCATCTTGTAGTATTTGTAGTACCTTGTAGTACTAGTTAAGTTAGTGTTCCTAAAGCACACATGCTCTACTGATCCCGGGTCAGAGCTGGGTGCAGTGGGGAGGGACGAGGCGAGCGTTGGTACTGATGAGTGACAGCAGGTCGCTCCTAGAGTGTGTTTCCCTTCTGCGGAACAACCCCGGCACCCTTACGGCTACATCCTCATATCCCTTTCAGACACTTCAATCCTCTAATCAGATTAGACCTGCACTGCTATAACTCTCCATGGGgagcttcacacacagacacacacacacacacacaaacacacacacacacacacaaaccgtgATTtgagcaaaacacaaaacaggaCACTGATAAACACAGATGTCCTACATCCTTTATATATCTCCTATATATCCTTCATATGTATCCTATATCCTTTATCTTTCCTCGTGCACAAACATGGAGACA
Above is a genomic segment from Clupea harengus chromosome 3, Ch_v2.0.2, whole genome shotgun sequence containing:
- the pparab gene encoding peroxisome proliferator-activated receptor alpha b, giving the protein MVDMESHYSPPSPLEESVLGSPLCGDFIGSMEDLQDISQSIDDDALSSFGVPEYQSSSLGSGSESSTMLDALTPASSPSSGVYGAVPGQEEFSSTSLNLECRVCADRASGYHYGVHACEGCKGFFRRTIRLKLEYEKCERHCKIQKKNRNKCQYCRFQKCLSVGMSHNAIRFGRMPQSEKLKLKAEILTGEREVEDPQIADQKTLAKQIYEAYLKNFNMNKSKARTILTGKTSTPPFVIHDMDTLQLAEKTLVAKMVGTSTASLQNKDAEVRIFHCCQCTSVETVTELTEFAKCVPGFSSLDLNDQVTLLKYGVYEALFAMLASCMNKDGLLVAYGSGFITREFLKSLRRPFSEMMEPKFQFAMKFNALELDDSDLALFVAAIICCGDRPGLVNVPHIEYMQENIVHVLRLHLLANHPDDTFLFPKLLQKLADLRQLVTEHAQLVQEIKKTEETSLHPLLQEIYRDMY